A segment of the Melopsittacus undulatus isolate bMelUnd1 chromosome 13, bMelUnd1.mat.Z, whole genome shotgun sequence genome:
taccGAAGAGCTCATTGAAGTTCTCCGTCAGGAAGAGAAGGAACTTCTCGGTGCCTCTCCGGATGTGGAGGGGGCTGATGCCGCACTCGGgaagctcctccagcttcttTAGGATGACGGTCTCAACCTGCAGCATCGCGTCGAAGATGCAATCCTGGCACGCCGTGTAGAGCCGTTGGATGAACGTCTGCGGCGTGAAACCGAAGAACTGCGCTTCGTAGGTCATGGGATTGATCGCCATGGCGGGGAAGACCCTAGCTCCGGTCCCGGGACAAACGGGCCCTGCTGTAGACGGAAAGGCTGAACTCGGAGCTGACGGGAAGCCGGTTCCCAGCGCAGCCGCAGCCTACCCGAGGCGCCGGTGCCGCCGGTACCGCCGCAGCCACTCACCTACCGGACACCCATTCCCCTCACCGATTCCCGCCGTGTTTAAGCTTCCTCAGGAGGACCGCCCCGCCGCAACCAATCAGTGACCGCGAGGAGCATCGCGCTGCCCAATCACCAAGGGCTCCAGCTCTCGGGGGCGGGGAAAGCAAGAGGAGCACCAATGAGAACGAAAGGGCGCTGCCGGAGCCGATTGGCTCTGCCGGGGGTTGACTGGGCCTGTGCGCGCAGGCGCAGAGGCGCGGCGGAAGGGGTGTGGGGAGCGCTAAAATGGCGTACCAGACCTTCCGGCAGGAGTACCTGCAGGTGCCGCCCGTGACCCGGGCCTACACCACGGCTTGTGTCCTCACCACCGCCGCCGTGGTGAGTCCGCGTCCTCGGGGGCCGCCCGCAGAGCCGGCGGGGCACGGAGGGTGCGCGGGAGTGGGGCTCACCGGGGAGCAGGGGTTACTCAGGCACCTCCATCCAGGGCTCGGTCCTTTAGGGCTCTCTGAGGAGGGAACTCCCTGCAGGCAGCGCTGTCAGCCCTTCCGGAGAGCTGGGAAGGTGCAAAGCACCGGTAAATAATAGCAACGGGAGCGGGGTGAGGGGGTTTGCGGGGCTCGCTTTTGCTAACAGGGAACTTGTTGGTCTCTTTTGGCACAGAAGAAGGGGGTTACTTGGGTGTATATAACTTGGTGTGTTGATTCCATCATAtgttctcttccttttcagCAATTAGAACTAATCACACCTTTTCAGCTGTACTTCAACCCTGAACTAATATTTAAGCACTTTCAAGTAAGTGTTTTCTGAAGTATGTGGCGTTTTTAAAGTACACTGTTGAGTTTGAGAGTACCTGGCCTCTCAAAATTGAGTGTGGCACATGGATGCGGGTTTTCACTCTAGCTAATGAAGCTAGAGTGCAGATCACTGTTTCTTAGCATAAGTCTGAGATTCATGGACTGTAAAGGAGACTTCAGTTACATTGTTACCTGATTTTCTAGTTAGGCTATCATGTTTAAACTCTTTCTATTTTGCCTTATTTCCAGGTATGGAGGTTAATCACCAACTACTTATTCTTTGGACCAGTTGgctttaattttctatttaacaTGATCTTTTTGTATCCTTCATGaagttttcttgctttccttagAAAGCACAACTCCAGAGTGCAGGCACATTGCTATATGTGCATGTAGGCAAAGGTCCTGTTCTGCTCCACAATGAAGCTCCTGGGAGTTCAGCGATGATGACTTCACTGATGTCAGGAATGGGCAGCAATAGGATCTCTTTCATAAGTTGTCAAGAATCTTGCCATTTGTATGTGTGGTGCTAAGACTTTGCTGTACAAACATGATCTTTTGGGTTGGTTCTGACGTACAGGAGAAAATCCCAAGTcgccttttttccctctcctgggTCACCCTCTCTGCTGAGGTATCCAGAAAGAGCCAAACGATGGAGTAAATTGATAAAAACATCTAAGCTCAGGTAGAATTGAATCCTTTTCTACTTGGGTCTTTCTTCGAACTCATTTGCAATCAGATTTTCCTGAGCTGTGGCTTCAGATACCGTTACTGCCGAATGCTTGAAGAAGGCTCTTTTCGAGGTCGGACGGCAGATTTTGTGTTTATGTTCCTTTTTGGAGGACTCTTAATGACTGTATCCTTTTATTCCAAACTGCTTTAGTAAAGCTAAAGATACATGAATGAGAACTGAAACCATGTTACTTGGGTCTTTAATCTTAGATGATAACATATTTTGTTTGTAGGACAAGGAATAACAGCATTTGTTGAAGTACTTTTGAATCCTGGGCAACTGTTGCTCTTAAATACAGGGCTGGTCTTTTAGGCTCTTTACTGCTTGACAAGATCAAGAAAATGAGCTGATGGATGAAAGGATGCTCAGTTTATCTCAAAGCAATGCTGGTGGTTTAGTGATTCCATGCTAAATTATGTTAAAGAGATTATTCCAGCTGTAGGTATGCTGAATCATGCTATAGGTGTTGAATTTGATCTCCAGTAGATTTGATTTACTTGAATATGGAAAGCAGAGTTAGCAATTGTATGGAAAACACAGGATTATGAGTTGTGATGTGAAATGCTTCTGGTACTTGACCTCCCAGCGAGTTGgtgaactgttttctttaacaACCCATTGCAGCTTTTTGGCCTGTTTGTGAACTTGGTTTTCTTGGGCCAGGCATTCACGATAATGCTCGTGTACGTGTGGAGCCGCAGGAATCCCTATGTC
Coding sequences within it:
- the DERL2 gene encoding derlin-2, encoding MAYQTFRQEYLQVPPVTRAYTTACVLTTAAVQLELITPFQLYFNPELIFKHFQVWRLITNYLFFGPVGFNFLFNMIFLYRYCRMLEEGSFRGRTADFVFMFLFGGLLMTLFGLFVNLVFLGQAFTIMLVYVWSRRNPYVRMNFFGLLIFQAPFLPWVLMGFSLLLGNSIIVDLLGIAVGHIYFFLEDVFPNQPGGGKLLRTPSVLKAIFDTPEDDPNYNLLPEDRPGGFAWGEGQRLGG